The nucleotide window TAGCAGATAACTATTTATGTATTGGGAATATTTAGATAGCTGTTAACCACTGATTCGCTTCATACTGTGAAATGTGTGCAGTGTGATCAGGGATGCCAGAgagggagaaaaagagagagcgACAGGCAGAAGGAGCGGGATGATGAATAAATAGATTGGAAGAAGGAACAAAATGAACTCCCTCAGGCCAGTATAGCCAATTAGTTGCTGTACTCTATATTCGCTTTACTTTCAACTCACAGTAGCTTTCTATTAGACTGTTGTGCCTATTATAAAACATTATGCTTAGTGGTATCATTTGCTGCACAAATGAATCATTATTTAATCCTTCTCTGAAAGAATGTAATAAAAATCAaagtaaaattaaacattttataattGTCATTCCAAATAGTTTTCACTTGTGGGCAAGATCAGGCCATCCTCAAAACAAAACTCATTTTCATTATTTCTATATTGTTTTTATTCCTGTGTTTGCTTTTATGCATTTAGAAATATTAGTGGTTGGTCTTTTTATGACTTATGAATcataaattttaatttaaccaAAGTTAAAGTTTCTAAagcccacactcttaaaaattaaggtgcttcaaaaggttcttcaagcaatgccacagaggaaccatttttagttccacaaaggaccattcagtcaaaggttctttaaagaaccatctctttcttacctttttataatctaaagaaccttatttgccacaaagaaccttttgtgaaacagatgttaaaggttctttaaggaaccatttagacaaaaaggttcttctatggcattgtgaagcatctttatttttaagagtgtagaaaagTTTCACAGCATTTAatctgttttcatttaaaaaatacccAATGACGTATCGCCCCACCATTAACAAATTATTCTTTCTTTGATATAATAATGTTAATGGAAATCACAAAAACCCTGCTGTTTACTATAAATGGTTTTTCTCCCCCAAAGTATAACCCTCTGGAGATCAAAACGAGTTAATAATTACTCTGTAAACCATGTTGTTTCATGATTGTTTTATCTAAACAGGAAGTAAAAACCCTGACTGTAGCACTCATTTGCCACAACAGGAGTTTGCTTAATGTGCATAGAGAGAAAACAGTAAACCCAGTGCACGAATGTAGGATAGAGAAACATTCTAACCTCTAGTTAAACTCTGTATTGATTtggaaatattgttttaatatggGCAAAATTACAGTTTAATATATCTTTTGTCATCCGAAATCTTTATTTGAGTCTATAAAACCCAAATAAACAGGAATGCGCAAGTGGGTCGCTCCCATGCTTTGCTTATTTGTCTTGTTTGGTCAAGCCGAGGCTCACTGGCAAGGTCAGGAGTACGATGGTGAACAGGGAGAGAAAATAAGGAGACTGCGTAGATGGTCCGACGTGATATTTTTTCTCAAGGTTATCGCCAGGATGAAACAGAGGGCATAGAGTGGGAGAGAGAGCAGGAAGATGGACCTTTGGGTTGAATTACATTTGTACATGAGTGGGAGAGACAGAATATCATCCAGTGAGCACTCAAACATATGAGCGGTGtaacatgaaaatataaaatcaatTCAACTGATAGCCGTCCTCTGTGGTTTCAGATGACGATGAATCTTGATACCGCCATGACGGGCGTGTTTGGTTTCGTCTGTGTAATTTGCCTCGAAACAAAACAGCCGTGAAAAAACAATTGTTTTTCTTTGCTGACAGAGGTAAATCCTCATATTTGTTAACCTTAAACATTCATTTCTCTGTGAGGGTCTCTAGCTTAAACAGATAAATAGCCCGGTTTTCCAACGTTGGAGGCAAAATTGATTTTGCCCTCTAGCTTGACAGATAGCCCTGAAAGTAACAAATAGCGAAGAAGAGGACAAATCTTTGAAGCGCAACACTTATTAACTTCATGAGTGTTGGGAAGGTGCAGTAATCTAAAAGAGATCTAGTCCTCCATTAGCAGAGGAAGGAGGCATCAGCCGGCAGACACCTTGCGAAAAAGAAGCCTCGCTAATTCCtcccacctgctgacaacagatAATTGAAAAGCAAGTCCGCGGACCCTTTGAGTATGAACCGGATATGGACTTGTCAATTAACTTGCTCATATTTcattgcctgattgaacctgacGGATCAACAGTCGTCTGAATTTCTCCTCTGCGAACCCATGCCATGTCGAGTTTGAGTTACAGTGGATGTTGCAATATAGGGCATTACATTTGAGGGTCCCTCTCTCAGAGGAGCACTATGTTAAAATAAACTTGTGGTTGACACTTTATTTCCTCCCTTCGAGCTAGCGGGCAGGGTTGAATGGCTATGACCTTCCCATGTTACTAAGGGAAAAGAACAGAGGAGAAAATGTAATTTCCACCGCAAAGATCTTAGGAGAGCAACTTGCTTTAGACGGCACGCAGCCTGTCGTGTGACTGAATGTTGGGTAGTAATTATTAAACAAAGAGAATGCTTAGCGCCGTTCTAAAACGGGAATGTTGATGCACACTCAACATATCACGCTTTTAATGTAAACAGCTGCGCATTTAATTCGCTTTTTAGGGGAACAATACATTTCCGACAATAGAGGTGGCATTTTAATAGCTTGAGCAGCTCCCATTGACTACTGTATATTTCTTCAAATCAATCAGGCTAGAGGAGGGCATTTCTGTCTAAGTATATTGCACGCCAGGAACGGTTGGTTACACTAAAGTGCCCTGAGGTAGATATGCCTTTAAAGACACAATTCTCTACATGGAAATTCATGCGGGGGTGTTGACTAATAAGATGAGCTATTGACCATGTGAGTGAGTTCACTATATTGAGAGTTACTCCGTCAATGCAATATTCTGGCAATGCAACAGAGAGGAGCCGTTTTTTCCTTCTTCATACATTATTCATAGTCGTCTGACAGACTTTGATTTGTATGTTTACAGAATGGGGGCTTCCTGAGCGATGATTTAATCTTTTAATTGGATAATAAATCCAGCACTTTGTGTAGTGGCTTTTCAATTGCCATCGGTTGACCACTGAGGCCAAATTAGTTTTAAAGCATTTGCATACCTTAGCATTTGGGCTAAAACAAAGGTTACAGTGATTAGGAACTAAGATGGAAGAGTGTGTGCGTGCAATCCATCATTTAGATCTAGAAGAAAGAGAAAAATCACCTAAAACACTTGTGCTAAATGATAATTTGGCCTTTTGGCTTTTCTTTAATTATCATTTATAGTTTGCCCATTGGCAAGCATTTGCAAGTTGCAGGCCAAGAAATAACAGTGTAAATGTTTACAGTTCGCTTTTTATCAGTGGTAAAACAGGTACATATTTCTCTCCATGAGCAGAGCTATTTTTCTCCCATGGGAGTACTATGTGACACCACAACAGTAAACAGAAAATACAAAATTTTCATGTTGGAAGCAATGGCCATGTTTAATTAGGGAAACTGTGATCACACCATGCAGACCTACAGTAATTTTAAAGAGGTTTCCATCTGCTTTTGTTTGCTTGCTTAAAACTACCAAGCAAATTTGTCAATAATTTTAATGAGCCAACACCTTTGACCCGTTCTCTCTTCAAGACAAATCCCCCCAATTATAGTTAAAGGTCAAAGGTGGCTGTTTGGCAGATTTTCGGGAGACGTGCGTATTGAACAGAAATTTGCATCGCAGGAGATGTCACGCGTAATAACAGTTTAAACAACCCTGTTATGCCTCCGGAGGCTTGATGCCTGCTCAGCCGGGGAAGATCGTGATAGATTCAGCGTGATTAAAACATCGCATTCTTGGCAGCTCTGTTTACGTCATGACCTTCACCCTCACACCTCCTCATGCCACACGAGTCGTTTAATCGATGTAGTAATTCTCTCACAGTAccctgatcgctctgctccccgACTGTATGCAGATCACACTCGATAGATGAACGAGGGATAAGCACCTTTGACAATAACAGCCCTTTTGATCCAGCTGAGGAGCACTAACATGAAATTGTTATCGCTGAAACTACTCACCTAATTTCACACCGGAACTCGAAAGAATATTTTCTTTTGTTACCCATTTCTGACACACCTGAAGACACTCGAAGATGGAATCTGCAAATCTATGCATTAAACAGATGGCTGCATGCAGGACTTTTCTTTCACTCCCTTTTTGCAGTTTCATTCCATCAAAATATTCTGGGCTAAGCTGCCTCACAATTCTTTGAGTTCTGTACTTTTCTCTAAGAGAACACTCTTTCTGCATCTTGTAGGTTGTACATTTGgggaaattatattttaaataaaaaaatagtcaaaaataatactaaatacaaATTGGCTTTTCTATTTGTGCATGTAAAATATGCAATTACTCTTAAACCTACATTAAAAATCATAATGCATCCACTGAGTTTGCATAAATGTATTTGAATTCACTGATGCGAAACGGATTTAATTCTGGGTCACATTCACTTGCTTTACAAATGGGAGCTACTTAAAGTTTACCTAATCAATTATTAAAGCTGGCCTGTCTACATAACATGATTTGTATTTGACTAGTCCAATTAGCAACCTCGTGTCTCATGGAATGTAACTCGTGTGTCGTTTTGGCAAGTTCTATGTGTGTCTTGAGTTCCTTCATGTCAATTTTTCACCAGTCTCTTCACAAGCCCTAAACTAAGATCTCCATCATTCTGAATCACACAACTGAAAGTGGCTATTAGCTTGAAATTGAGCTTGCTCGATCAATTTGGGAAGTTAAGTTTGAAGGCTCAGAGTTTGCAGAGTAAAATAGTCAAAGTTGATTTGGATTATACCCATTAAAAGCAGAATTGTGTTCTACAGCCCACATTTCAGTTCTACTCGAAATGCAGCCAAAAATCAcaatcaatttaaataaaataaaataaaataacctagTTTTTATAATATAACAGTTAACATTTGGTTCCTTGTTCTCAGTTTTTGCAATGGTATACTGTATAGCATCTATTATTCATGTAGTTTAAAGATAGAACTGGTATATAACTATACTAGTTAGAATTATGCCAttctttatttcaaacagaagtaataatatatattgttttgaCATGTTTTAATCATTACTATTTTGGTTCAAGCCATTATGAAAAGTATATTTTCTCTATTACAAGATATGTTTTTAAAAGATCCTGCATGCAGATAGGCTATACCTATAACTCGCCTATAGGCTGTACTTATAAGTCGGCTTTACTTCTTCATGGCCAGTGTTGTTAATGGTTGTTTTCTTTTTCTCATACAGTCTTTTACTTTTTAATGTCTCTGTTATATCATTAATCAAAGCTCTGAGTTGCCTTTACACAGCATGTTCCAGTGCAGTAGTCTGTTACATTTTTTCAAGCGTCAGCATTTTCTCCAAGACCATCTCTTGCTATTTTAAGAACAGGAGCAATATGATTGTCTCTCAgttcttttgcctttttttctgCCTTGGAATGAAAACCAATCTCTCTATCCTTTTTCTCAGCAGGTTACCATCAAAATGGTGGCCAGAGAGGCAAGTGGGCACAGCTACCTGGTGGCGTGCTGGCAGCCCATTCTCATCCTGATGCTGGGTACCGTGCTGTCCGGCTCTGCCACTGGCTGCCCCTCTCGCTGCGAGTGCAGTGCCCAAGAGCGCTCGGTCGTGTGCCATCGGAGGAAGCTGATCGCCCTCCCCGAGGGAATTCCTACTGACACACGGCTGTTAGATCTCAGCAAGAACCGCTTGAAAGCCATCAACCCGGAGGAATTTCTCAACTACCAACACCTGGAGGAGCTGCAGCTTAATGAGAACATCATTTCCGTCATTGAACCAGGGGCCTTCGGCAACCTCCTTGGCTTGAGAATACTGGGACTACGCAACAACAAGCTGAAGTTGATTCAGCTGGGTGTTTTCACTGGCCTCAGTAACCTCACTCGTTTAGATATTAGTGAgaacaaaattgtcattttgttgGACTACATGTTTCAAGATCTCTACAACCTGAAAGAACTGGAGGTGGGGGACAACGACCTGGTGTTCATCTCCCACAGAGCTTTTCATGGCCTCAGCAGCCTAGAGCAGCTCACTATGGAAAGGTGCAACCTGACCTCTGTGCCAACAGAGGCCTTCAGTCATCTGCACAACCTGCTGACCCTCAGGCTGCGGCATCTCAATATCAACATCATTCGGGATTTTTCCTTCAGGCGACTCTATCGACTCAAAGTCTTAGAGATAGCGAACTGGCCTCTTTTAGAAACCTTGACCACAAAGGCCCTCCATGGACTTAACATCACAACCTTGAGCATCACAAACTGCAATCTCACTGCCGTCCCTTACGAGGCCATTCAGCACCTGGTGTACCTTCGCTTTTTCAACCTGTCCTTCAATCCGATTGAGGTTGTGGAGGGCAACAAAATGCACAATTTGCTGAGGCTCCAGGCATTTCACTTGGTCGGAGGCCGGCTAGTCAGCATCGAGCCTTATTCCTTCAGAGGACTCAACTACCTTCGGGTTCTCAATGTATCCAGCAATAGTCTAAGCACTTTGGAAGAGTCTGCCTTCCACTCGGTCGGAAACCTGGAGACACTGGCTCTTCACGACAACCCCCTGGCATGCGACTGTCGTCTCCTATGGGTCTTTCGTCGCCGGTGGAGGCTTAACTTCAACCgccagcagccatcttgtgaatcACCAGAGTTTTTGCAGGGTAAAGAATTCAAAGACTTCCCGGATGTTCTCCCGCCAAATTATTTCACCTGTCAGAAATCCAAGATCCGGGATCACAAAGCCATTCATAGATTTGTGGATGAGGGGACCACCGTCCAATTCCCTTGCCAAGCAGATGGAGACCCTGCTCCCATGATTATGTGGCAATCTCCAAAAAAGCAATTTATCACCACTAAAAGCATCGGCCGGCTGTCGGTGTCTCCGGACGGCACCCTAGAGGTTAGATACGCCCAAATACAAGACAATGGCACGTACACCTGCATTGCCGTCAACGCAGGAGGTAACGACACGCGTTTGGCTCACCTACACGTTCATAGCTACTCTCCCAATTGGCCCCATCAGCCCAATAAGACATTTGCCTTCATCTCAAACCAGCCCAATGATAGCGGTGCCAATGGAACTGGTGCGACGGATCCCTTTCCCTTTGATATGAAGACTCTCATTATCGCTACCACCATGGGGTTTATCTCTTTCCTGGGAGTGGTGCTGTTCTGTCTGGTGCTCTTGTTCCTCTGGAGCCGAGGGAAAGGCAATGCCAAGCCAAACATCGAGATTGAGTATGTGCCACGGAAAGTAGACGGAGACAGCAGCCCGACCGAGGGGTCTCACAAGATCAGTATGAAAATGATTTAAAAGACCAATCGCCATTGTGTGTGCATTACGTGAATAGGTGTTCTTGACCACAGACTTACCTTGAGGGAGGAATAAGGGAGTAATCTTTGCACCCCTTACGGAATTGTGAAAAGAACAATGTTCCGAAAAAagccttttacatttttttacagacTGTACAGATCAGTCACAGAGGGATTGTGTCCTCAAAGGGAAATCAGACAGGTCATTCATGGGTTTCAAAAATCTGTGTACTTGTTCGGGTAAGTGTTGAAAAACATAGTCCTGTTGAAATTCGTGCGAAAGCCAGAATCAGGAGGACCGGTATGAATGCATACCGCCCTCTCGTCTCTTTTTCTGTACATAACTATTTCGATGTACGTTGGGCAATACAGTGGTTGAATGCAGCCGATCAGAGGTTATGGGTTGTTGAGCCTACTGGAGTGCATGTGCTATATCTAGATACATGCAAAGTGTATAGGTCTAATTAAATCACTGTAAATGTCCATTACCAACTCTTTATAAGAggtcaatttgtttaaaatggTTTATTGATTAGGCTTGACAATCATTAATATCTCAAAGGTCAAGTATTAATCATTAAATATGGTTTGATGGTGCAATTTCAATTTTGACACCTTACATAGTATCATAAAGCCAGATGTAGCTTTGAATTGAAAGCCATTTGCTTGACGGAACATGTGACGAATCTATTGGACCTGTGGTTGTACTCAGACTAAACTACTATTCCATCTGACAAATCTCCTTGGTTTTTTATCCACCTACCAGTGAAAAGTTTACAATTTTATTGATTTAGTCATCAAAATATCATCAATTTGCCATGCTATAATGCATTTTCTACCACTCTCACGAGGCAGGTGTTGCTCTGTAGGTAAATGTGTTCTACAACCCTTGAAACACTTACAGTGCTGATTTTGGGACAATGGATGGctgtaaaacatattaaaatgacaaGCTTTTATACTTCAATGTCTTTGCTCATTTCTTTTGCTCTGCTCTGTGAATTAAACCTTGAGAGCTGGTAAGGTACACAGGAAGATAGAGATACACTAATGTACTGCTAAAACCTTCGCTCTCCCTCACACGCCATATCACTATTCAACATTTCCTGAAAAACATCTTTTCTCTATGAATACTCATTTCAGTGTTCGTGACTAAAAAACATCATGACGTTAGTAAGAATGGATTTGAAGTGTTAAATCAACCTAAGATTATAGGTTGTGTTGAGTCCATATATGCCTGACTCTTCTTAATTGAATTAATTCAAAATGCATTAGTTTTGACCAATAATAAGCAATTGCGGAAAATAATCAAAATTCGTTGTCACATTATTCTAACATCATTAATCTCTACAATGTGGGGGGATGATAAATCTGCCATTATGTTTGAAAATTGTCAGACTGCAGTCAAAATCCTAAATGCACTGAAAATAGGACCCTTTCTGAGAATAGATACACTTAAGTACACAATCTGCTTGGACTAGTCTACAACGATAGACTGCATTTATTAGCTCTGTTCAATAGTTTTGAGCTCTATGCAGCTCCCGATACTCAGACACACACATTTGCCTTAAGGTAATCCATAACATGCTGTAACAAATCCTCAAATATTCAGAAATCCTTTAGTTTTTGAATGCACCCGTTTAGACAAAGCTACCAGGGATAAAGCCACCGCACATATCAGGATAGGACCAATCTGACAACCCATCATCTCTCACAGGGGCATAATGGAAAACGTGTCAGCTGGAGTCTAAGCACAGAAACCTCATGTTTAAATGGGAAGTGATGGTTGTGTAAGATTGTCTTCCTGCCCTTTTTCTACTGAGATGACTCACAAACAGTTGGCCAACCCGCACAGCGCTTTAATACTGAGCAAATACAACAGCATGGGAGGGAGTGGTGAACATTAATGAGAGAGGAAGTGGAGCTTCCAGATGCCAGAAAGAAGAAAGGCAGAAAAGAAAGAATAGAGATGATTAATATTTAGTGAGGTAAGTCCATTAAGAACAAAGCCAATATCTGGAATTATAGGCTGTGTTATTCCAAAATGATTTATTCAGGTTAATACAAAGTTGGCTAAAATATTTAGTAACTATCAGCAACTACAATATGAATTTAAAAGTAAAAGATAAGGAGGCATATTTCCTCTGTTGGATTATGTTAAGTACTATTTTGTCTTTTTGCTCTTTATATGTTCAGCCTCCTTGGCCTTGCGTCTTGAGGTTTCAGTACAATTTTTAGTGAAAAAATTGTGTAAAATTAATCTtgaaacagttttcactcagGGATTGCTAGTAATTTCACAACTATTACAAAGAAATGGAAAGTAACACACTAAATTAAACATACAAATCTTAAAGTCGAAAGACTAAGATGCTATTTTCTTTTCAAATGTACTtcattaatctttattttatttacagcttcagtattttttacagtgtatagtaATTACTGAATTAACAGTCTTAGACACCAGCATACTTTAAAACAAGCGTGCATGTCTGAGTGTAATTTATCATAATGAAGTTTACTGCCACTGTAATTTGTAGATTACCATTACACAAAATGGCCATGCGGTTTGTTAATCCTACAGGCTATATGGGTAATCTAACACTGATTAGCTGTGACGTCTGTGAGGTAAGTGTTTCTGTTGTACAGTGGAAGGGAACGACCCCGTCTTTTATGTCAGATTATGCCTCTTCATTCATCTTGTAGAGTGTATTTACCCTCTGACTTATAAAGAACTTGTTCATCTGTCGGCTCACAGTGAGAGGATGATAGCTACATGCAATTTTGGATCAGgggaaaaaattaattttaagtaTCATGACATGATTTGTTAAAATGGGGGAGTTAGTAATGACATGGACTGACTATGGATGTATTCTGCAGGACACATACATATAGGACTTACATACAGGACTTATAACGTGTTTTTATTAAGCTGAAATATAGTAGGAATTATGCAGAATTGACACAGAACTATTGACTGTGAATAATGTGCAATGATATTTACTGTAAAGGCCACTATTTGTCAATTTTGTGCTCACCTTCAGCCTCTTCTGTAACAAGGTTAAATTGTTCTCCACAACGTGTTTTGAAAGGGAAATACCATGTAATATTAATTTCTGTTTTTCAATGTGTGATTTTAGTGTGATTAAAACACTGAGTGATACTGGCTATTACCTAAATACATAAATTCTGCAGTTCTGTGATGGGAATGAAATAATATAGAGCTTAGGGGTAAGATAGTAACAATGCATTATTGTTTTAGG belongs to Garra rufa chromosome 3, GarRuf1.0, whole genome shotgun sequence and includes:
- the lingo1b gene encoding leucine-rich repeat and immunoglobulin-like domain-containing nogo receptor-interacting protein 1-B isoform X1 codes for the protein MTFLQVTIKMVAREASGHSYLVACWQPILILMLGTVLSGSATGCPSRCECSAQERSVVCHRRKLIALPEGIPTDTRLLDLSKNRLKAINPEEFLNYQHLEELQLNENIISVIEPGAFGNLLGLRILGLRNNKLKLIQLGVFTGLSNLTRLDISENKIVILLDYMFQDLYNLKELEVGDNDLVFISHRAFHGLSSLEQLTMERCNLTSVPTEAFSHLHNLLTLRLRHLNINIIRDFSFRRLYRLKVLEIANWPLLETLTTKALHGLNITTLSITNCNLTAVPYEAIQHLVYLRFFNLSFNPIEVVEGNKMHNLLRLQAFHLVGGRLVSIEPYSFRGLNYLRVLNVSSNSLSTLEESAFHSVGNLETLALHDNPLACDCRLLWVFRRRWRLNFNRQQPSCESPEFLQGKEFKDFPDVLPPNYFTCQKSKIRDHKAIHRFVDEGTTVQFPCQADGDPAPMIMWQSPKKQFITTKSIGRLSVSPDGTLEVRYAQIQDNGTYTCIAVNAGGNDTRLAHLHVHSYSPNWPHQPNKTFAFISNQPNDSGANGTGATDPFPFDMKTLIIATTMGFISFLGVVLFCLVLLFLWSRGKGNAKPNIEIEYVPRKVDGDSSPTEGSHKISMKMI
- the lingo1b gene encoding leucine-rich repeat and immunoglobulin-like domain-containing nogo receptor-interacting protein 1-B isoform X2, which gives rise to MTFLVTIKMVAREASGHSYLVACWQPILILMLGTVLSGSATGCPSRCECSAQERSVVCHRRKLIALPEGIPTDTRLLDLSKNRLKAINPEEFLNYQHLEELQLNENIISVIEPGAFGNLLGLRILGLRNNKLKLIQLGVFTGLSNLTRLDISENKIVILLDYMFQDLYNLKELEVGDNDLVFISHRAFHGLSSLEQLTMERCNLTSVPTEAFSHLHNLLTLRLRHLNINIIRDFSFRRLYRLKVLEIANWPLLETLTTKALHGLNITTLSITNCNLTAVPYEAIQHLVYLRFFNLSFNPIEVVEGNKMHNLLRLQAFHLVGGRLVSIEPYSFRGLNYLRVLNVSSNSLSTLEESAFHSVGNLETLALHDNPLACDCRLLWVFRRRWRLNFNRQQPSCESPEFLQGKEFKDFPDVLPPNYFTCQKSKIRDHKAIHRFVDEGTTVQFPCQADGDPAPMIMWQSPKKQFITTKSIGRLSVSPDGTLEVRYAQIQDNGTYTCIAVNAGGNDTRLAHLHVHSYSPNWPHQPNKTFAFISNQPNDSGANGTGATDPFPFDMKTLIIATTMGFISFLGVVLFCLVLLFLWSRGKGNAKPNIEIEYVPRKVDGDSSPTEGSHKISMKMI